In the genome of Microbacterium endophyticum, one region contains:
- the secE gene encoding preprotein translocase subunit SecE → MVQDEQKGEVVAKRDAPREKKPNFFQRIVIFIRQVFAELRKVVTPTRQELLKFTGVVLAFVVVMMALVYGLDLLFVWVTTVVFGTPGGVA, encoded by the coding sequence ATGGTCCAGGACGAGCAGAAGGGCGAGGTTGTCGCGAAACGCGATGCCCCGCGTGAGAAGAAGCCCAACTTCTTCCAGCGCATCGTCATTTTCATCCGCCAGGTCTTTGCCGAGCTCCGCAAGGTGGTCACGCCTACGCGCCAAGAGCTTCTGAAGTTCACCGGTGTTGTGCTGGCTTTCGTTGTGGTCATGATGGCCCTCGTGTATGGCCTTGACCTGCTTTTTGTCTGGGTGACGACCGTCGTCTTCGGCACGCCGGGAGGCGTGGCCTAA
- a CDS encoding NAD-dependent succinate-semialdehyde dehydrogenase yields MSEYAVVNPATGQTLAQYDTFTDAVVGEKTETADAAYREWRDTPVADRAAVLRHVAELHRERRENLAAIIVREMGKPLDAALGEVDFAADITEFYADQSERITADQPLDILGEGSAFIRRSPLGVLLGIMPWNFPYYQVARFAAPNLVLGNTILLKHAPQCPESAAAIEQMYLDAGAPEGAYVNLYITNAQAADVIADPRVQGVSVTGSERAGSAVAALAGKHLKKVALELGGSDPFIVLSTPDLSATVTAAVDARMDNNGQSCNAPKRFIVVDELYDAFVEKFAAAMQSCNMGDPFDPDTVLGPLSSLTAAERLEEQVDRAAAQGATVVVGGHRDQAFFEPTVLTGVTAQMDAYREEFFGPVGVVYRVADEDEAVLVANDTPFGLGSYLFTTDADQADRVADRIEAGMVFVNCVLADSPELPFGGVKRSGTGREMGLLAADEFVNKKLVRTAPQSA; encoded by the coding sequence ATGAGTGAGTATGCGGTTGTGAACCCAGCCACGGGTCAGACGCTGGCCCAGTACGACACCTTCACCGACGCTGTTGTCGGGGAAAAGACAGAAACTGCGGATGCCGCCTACCGGGAGTGGCGTGACACTCCGGTCGCTGATCGTGCCGCGGTGTTGCGGCATGTAGCCGAGCTCCACCGCGAGCGACGTGAGAATCTCGCCGCGATCATCGTCCGAGAAATGGGGAAGCCGCTGGACGCGGCCCTTGGCGAAGTCGACTTCGCTGCGGATATTACCGAGTTCTACGCCGACCAGTCCGAGCGCATCACGGCCGATCAGCCGCTAGACATCCTCGGCGAGGGGTCGGCATTCATCCGCCGCTCACCGCTGGGTGTTCTGCTCGGGATCATGCCGTGGAACTTTCCGTATTACCAGGTGGCGCGTTTTGCTGCTCCCAACCTGGTGCTCGGCAACACTATTCTGCTCAAGCACGCTCCGCAGTGCCCCGAGTCCGCTGCTGCTATCGAGCAAATGTACCTCGACGCTGGCGCACCGGAGGGGGCGTACGTCAACCTCTACATCACCAATGCGCAGGCAGCGGACGTTATCGCGGACCCGAGGGTGCAGGGTGTCTCCGTGACAGGTTCCGAGCGCGCCGGCTCGGCCGTTGCTGCACTTGCGGGCAAACACTTGAAGAAGGTGGCGCTCGAACTAGGTGGGTCGGATCCTTTCATCGTGCTCTCTACGCCTGATTTGAGTGCCACGGTGACTGCCGCTGTGGACGCCCGCATGGACAACAACGGCCAGTCCTGTAACGCGCCGAAGCGCTTCATCGTGGTTGACGAGCTGTACGACGCCTTCGTGGAGAAGTTCGCCGCCGCAATGCAGTCCTGCAACATGGGGGATCCCTTCGATCCCGACACCGTGCTCGGGCCGCTCTCGTCGCTGACTGCGGCTGAGCGGCTCGAGGAGCAAGTCGATCGGGCAGCGGCCCAGGGCGCAACGGTGGTTGTCGGAGGGCATCGCGACCAAGCGTTCTTCGAACCGACGGTACTCACCGGTGTAACGGCGCAGATGGATGCGTATCGCGAAGAGTTTTTCGGACCGGTCGGTGTTGTCTATCGAGTTGCCGATGAAGACGAAGCTGTTCTTGTGGCGAACGACACCCCGTTCGGACTTGGCTCCTACCTGTTCACGACAGATGCAGACCAGGCGGATCGAGTGGCAGACCGAATTGAGGCGGGAATGGTTTTCGTCAACTGTGTACTCGCAGACTCTCCTGAGCTTCCATTCGGGGGAGTGAAACGCTCGGGGACAGGGCGCGAGATGGGGCTTCTTGCCGCTGACGAATTCGTCAACAAGAAGCTTGTCCGCACCGCTCCTCAATCGGCGTAG
- the nusG gene encoding transcription termination/antitermination protein NusG, protein MSERYVDDADWAPTAEQSSEDDEAQEGNILAVEERASEAAEHIAVHEVSEDGEDESDDEELDDIEINDPEADRIVNDALEIDETAEVEAAAEVLTDAQAEDEAEAEAEAADEVTPYDGPEPDADDDDVDPFEAFRTELRSLPGKWYVLHSYAGFERKVKANIEQRKSTLEVEEDIYQIEVPMEDVVEIKNGQRKMVTRVRIPGYVLVRMELNEDTWSVVRHTPGVTGFVGNAHNPTPLRFEEAFNMLKSLVEVKEAAPTKAGATKGAPVTARSIATEVDFEIGETITIKEGSFAGLPGSISEIKPESGKLTVLVSLFERETPVELSFDQVTKQI, encoded by the coding sequence TTGTCTGAAAGATATGTCGACGACGCCGATTGGGCGCCGACTGCCGAGCAGTCCAGCGAGGACGATGAAGCCCAAGAGGGAAACATCCTCGCGGTAGAAGAGCGCGCCTCTGAGGCGGCCGAGCACATCGCCGTCCACGAGGTTTCTGAAGACGGTGAAGACGAGAGTGACGACGAGGAGTTGGACGACATCGAGATCAACGACCCCGAAGCCGATCGCATCGTGAACGATGCTCTTGAGATCGACGAGACAGCTGAGGTTGAAGCTGCCGCCGAGGTGCTCACGGATGCCCAGGCCGAAGATGAGGCCGAAGCCGAGGCAGAAGCTGCCGACGAAGTGACCCCCTACGACGGTCCCGAGCCTGACGCCGACGACGATGACGTCGACCCATTCGAGGCTTTTCGCACCGAGCTGCGCTCACTTCCCGGCAAGTGGTACGTCCTGCACTCCTACGCAGGCTTCGAGCGCAAGGTGAAAGCCAACATCGAGCAGCGCAAGTCGACGCTCGAGGTTGAAGAAGACATTTACCAGATCGAGGTCCCGATGGAGGACGTCGTCGAGATCAAGAATGGCCAGCGCAAGATGGTCACTCGCGTTCGAATCCCCGGCTACGTTCTCGTACGTATGGAGCTAAACGAAGACACCTGGTCGGTCGTGCGTCATACGCCCGGCGTCACGGGCTTTGTGGGCAACGCCCACAACCCGACACCGCTTCGATTTGAAGAGGCTTTCAATATGTTGAAGAGCCTTGTCGAGGTCAAGGAAGCTGCACCGACGAAGGCTGGCGCAACAAAGGGTGCTCCGGTCACTGCGCGCAGCATCGCGACTGAGGTCGACTTCGAAATCGGCGAAACCATCACGATCAAGGAGGGTTCGTTCGCGGGCCTTCCAGGTTCGATCAGCGAGATCAAGCCGGAAAGCGGCAAGCTCACTGTTCTGGTTTCGCTCTTCGAGCGTGAGACGCCGGTAGAGCTCTCATTCGATCAGGTCACGAA